From Trichocoleus sp. FACHB-46, one genomic window encodes:
- a CDS encoding long-chain acyl-[acyl-carrier-protein] reductase: protein MFGLIGHLTSLEHAQSVARELGYPEYADQGLDFWCSAPPQIVDTITVTSLTGQKIEGKYVESCFLPEMLATRRIKAATRKVINAMAHAQKHGLNITALGGFSSIIFENFNLNQIQQVRNIKLEFERFTTGNTHTAYIICRQVEQAAKQLGIELSKATVAVCGATGDIGSAVCRWLDARTDVAELLLIARNQERLFDLQAELGRGKVMELDEALPLADIVVWVASMPKGVEIDPSTLKQPCLLIDGGYPKNLGTKIQHPGVHVLNGGIVEHSLDIDWRIMQIVSMDAPARQLFACFAESMLLEFEKWHTNFSWGRNQITVDKMDQIGNASMKHGFRPLLL from the coding sequence ATGTTTGGTCTTATCGGTCACCTCACTAGTTTAGAACACGCCCAATCTGTTGCCAGAGAGCTGGGCTACCCAGAGTACGCTGATCAAGGATTAGATTTTTGGTGTAGTGCTCCCCCGCAAATTGTTGACACCATCACGGTCACCAGCCTAACGGGCCAAAAGATTGAAGGCAAGTACGTTGAATCTTGCTTCTTGCCTGAAATGTTGGCGACACGACGCATCAAGGCAGCCACTCGCAAAGTGATTAATGCCATGGCTCATGCTCAAAAGCATGGCCTTAACATCACAGCTCTAGGTGGATTCTCTTCAATCATTTTCGAGAACTTCAACCTAAATCAAATTCAGCAGGTTCGGAATATCAAGCTGGAGTTTGAGCGCTTTACCACTGGTAATACTCACACCGCCTATATTATTTGTCGTCAAGTTGAACAGGCAGCAAAACAATTAGGGATTGAACTTTCGAAAGCGACAGTTGCGGTTTGTGGAGCTACTGGAGATATTGGCAGTGCCGTGTGCCGCTGGCTAGATGCTCGGACAGACGTGGCAGAACTATTGCTCATTGCCCGCAATCAAGAGCGCTTATTCGATTTGCAAGCAGAATTGGGTCGTGGCAAAGTCATGGAGTTGGACGAAGCCTTACCCTTAGCGGATATTGTCGTTTGGGTGGCTAGTATGCCCAAAGGTGTAGAGATTGATCCGTCTACCTTAAAGCAGCCTTGTTTGCTGATTGATGGTGGCTACCCGAAAAACTTAGGGACTAAGATTCAGCATCCTGGTGTGCATGTTTTGAACGGTGGCATCGTGGAGCACTCCCTCGACATTGATTGGCGAATTATGCAGATCGTCAGTATGGACGCTCCTGCACGTCAACTGTTTGCCTGCTTTGCAGAATCTATGCTTCTAGAATTTGAGAAATGGCATACCAATTTTTCCTGGGGGCGCAACCAAATTACGGTTGACAAAATGGATCAGATTGGAAATGCCTCAATGAAACATGGATTTCGCCCTTTACTACTTTAA
- a CDS encoding aldehyde oxygenase (deformylating) → MPQLEASLEIDFHSAAYKDAYSRINAIVIEGEQEAHENYLKLAEMLPDNHDQLVSLARMENRHKKGFEACGRNLQVTPDMEFARQFFSDLHGNFQVAAANNQIVTCLLIQSLIIECFAIAAYNIYIPVADDFARKITEGVVKDEYSHLNYGEEWLKANFETAKAELEVANRQNLPLVWRMLNQVAEDAQVLSMEKEALVEDFMIQYGEALSNIGFSTRDIMRMSAYGLAAA, encoded by the coding sequence ATGCCGCAGCTTGAGGCCAGTCTAGAAATTGACTTCCATAGCGCAGCCTACAAAGATGCCTACAGTCGGATTAACGCGATTGTGATTGAAGGCGAACAAGAGGCTCACGAAAATTACCTGAAGCTGGCTGAAATGCTGCCGGACAATCACGATCAATTGGTGAGTCTAGCCAGAATGGAGAATCGCCATAAGAAAGGCTTTGAAGCCTGTGGTCGTAATCTTCAAGTCACGCCAGATATGGAGTTTGCTCGTCAGTTCTTCTCTGACCTGCATGGTAATTTTCAAGTCGCAGCGGCAAACAACCAGATTGTGACTTGCTTGCTGATTCAATCCCTCATTATTGAGTGCTTTGCGATCGCAGCTTACAACATTTATATTCCCGTCGCTGACGACTTCGCGCGTAAAATCACCGAAGGCGTAGTCAAAGATGAGTACAGTCATCTGAACTACGGGGAAGAATGGCTCAAAGCTAACTTTGAAACTGCCAAAGCTGAGCTAGAAGTAGCGAATCGTCAGAACTTACCTTTGGTTTGGCGCATGTTGAACCAAGTCGCAGAAGACGCTCAGGTTTTGAGTATGGAAAAAGAAGCTTTGGTAGAAGACTTCATGATTCAGTATGGCGAAGCGCTGAGCAACATTGGTTTTAGCACTCGCGATATCATGCGTATGTCTGCCTACGGCCTTGCTGCTGCCTAA
- a CDS encoding carbohydrate ABC transporter permease, giving the protein MSQNLPAKLNAPVSSSVKPVWSWERTLAWLNGLLLLVGAAVILSPLAIVFWTSLTPNPALRNVGENLASRWSWDSYREAWQRGNFLLAFANSTLVAIAVTGLQTLTSALAGYALARFQFWGRQAILLLVLATLVIPFQLLVIPVFLILKWGHLINTYGALILPTAANGFGIFLLRQYFQTIPVELEEAAALDGATRWQILWRVMLPLARPALVTLFLFTFIGEWNDLFKPLVFTTRPELQTVQLSLASFQEQFTNNWPLMMAAVVIATVPVVLLFLVGQRQFIQGIATTGIKN; this is encoded by the coding sequence GTGAGTCAGAATTTACCCGCAAAACTTAATGCCCCAGTCTCTTCTTCCGTCAAACCTGTCTGGAGTTGGGAGCGGACTTTAGCCTGGTTGAATGGCCTGCTGCTGCTCGTTGGGGCTGCAGTTATTTTGTCTCCCCTGGCTATTGTTTTCTGGACTTCCTTGACACCGAATCCCGCACTCAGAAATGTAGGTGAAAACCTCGCCTCAAGATGGTCTTGGGATAGTTATCGGGAAGCTTGGCAACGAGGCAACTTTCTGTTGGCTTTCGCCAATTCAACGTTGGTGGCGATCGCCGTAACAGGGTTGCAGACTCTCACATCTGCTTTAGCAGGTTACGCTTTGGCTCGCTTCCAGTTTTGGGGGCGGCAGGCAATTCTCTTGCTCGTCTTGGCTACACTCGTAATTCCGTTTCAACTGTTGGTGATTCCGGTTTTCCTGATTTTGAAGTGGGGTCACTTAATTAATACCTACGGAGCGCTGATTCTACCCACAGCAGCCAACGGATTTGGCATTTTTTTGCTGCGACAGTATTTCCAAACGATTCCGGTGGAACTAGAAGAAGCCGCAGCTTTAGACGGAGCGACTCGTTGGCAGATTTTGTGGCGGGTGATGCTGCCGTTAGCTCGTCCAGCTTTGGTGACGCTATTTCTGTTTACTTTTATTGGTGAGTGGAATGATTTATTCAAGCCGCTTGTGTTTACGACTCGCCCAGAATTGCAGACTGTCCAGTTATCTTTGGCCAGTTTTCAAGAGCAATTTACAAACAATTGGCCTTTGATGATGGCAGCGGTGGTAATCGCAACTGTTCCAGTGGTGCTGCTGTTTTTGGTGGGGCAGCGGCAGTTCATCCAAGGTATTGCCACTACAGGAATCAAAAACTAG
- a CDS encoding transporter suffix domain-containing protein has translation MQKLGWVLVGVSFLPWAAIPLVLPRLPITTTQKTLLIPVLLVLAEILFWLGLLIVGKEAAQRYKQFFNFKTIWRSLKRGINRLGRSLR, from the coding sequence ATGCAGAAGTTAGGCTGGGTTTTAGTGGGGGTGTCGTTTTTGCCCTGGGCTGCGATTCCGTTGGTCTTACCCCGGCTACCAATTACGACAACGCAAAAAACTTTACTGATCCCTGTACTGCTGGTATTAGCAGAGATTTTGTTTTGGCTGGGGCTGCTGATTGTGGGGAAGGAGGCGGCGCAGCGCTATAAACAGTTTTTCAATTTCAAGACTATTTGGCGATCGCTGAAGCGGGGGATTAATCGGTTGGGACGCAGTTTGAGGTAA
- a CDS encoding DUF4112 domain-containing protein has product MRLDSDAKTARLKRIRSLSHLLDNSITIPGTRYRFGLDPILGLLPGGGDLASFLFSAYIIWEGAKLGVSQETLTRMVSNVLFDTVAGTVPVLGDFLDVTWKANTKNVALLEDHLRVAPANARSVNRWVVIAALLGLLIVFIGVVTLSFLVFSWLFRQLTGG; this is encoded by the coding sequence ATGCGTCTCGATTCAGATGCCAAAACTGCTCGGCTCAAGCGAATTCGTAGCCTGAGCCACCTGCTCGACAACTCGATTACGATTCCGGGGACTCGCTACCGCTTTGGGCTTGACCCCATCCTAGGGCTTTTACCCGGTGGCGGAGATTTAGCGAGCTTCTTATTCTCGGCCTACATTATTTGGGAAGGTGCCAAATTGGGTGTGTCTCAAGAAACCTTAACCCGCATGGTATCGAACGTGCTATTTGATACGGTGGCTGGCACGGTGCCTGTACTGGGGGATTTCCTAGACGTAACTTGGAAAGCAAATACCAAAAACGTCGCATTGCTTGAAGATCACCTCAGGGTTGCTCCCGCTAATGCCCGCTCAGTGAACCGCTGGGTTGTCATTGCAGCTCTGCTAGGACTGCTCATTGTATTTATTGGCGTGGTGACACTGAGCTTTTTAGTCTTCAGTTGGCTCTTCCGACAACTAACGGGTGGCTGA